In Nomascus leucogenys isolate Asia chromosome 25, Asia_NLE_v1, whole genome shotgun sequence, a single genomic region encodes these proteins:
- the B3GALT5 gene encoding beta-1,3-galactosyltransferase 5 isoform X2 gives MCLEMAFPKMRLMYICLLVLGALCLYFSMYNLNPFKEQSFVYKKDDRTFLKLPDTDCRQTPPFLVLLVTSSHKQLAERMAIRQTWGKERTVKGKQLKTFFLLGTTSSAAETKQVDQESQRHGDIIQKDFLDVYYNLTLKTMMGIEWVHRFCPQAAFVMKTDSDMFINVDYLTELLLKKNRTTRFFTGFLKLHEFPIRQPFSKWFVSKSEYPWDRYPPFCSGTGYVFSGDVASQVYNVSESVPYIKLEDVFVGLCLKRLNIRLEELHSKPTFFPGGLRFSVCRFRRIVACHFIKPRTLLDYWQALENSREEDCPPV, from the exons ATGTGTTTGGAG ATGGCTTTCCCGAAGATGAGATTGATGTATATTTGCCTTCTGGTTCTGGGGGctctttgtttgtattttagcATGTACAATCTGAATCCTTTCAAAGAACAGTCCTTTGTTTACAAGAAAGACGACAGGACCTTCCTTAAGCTCCCAGATACAGACTGCAGGCAAACACCTCCCTTCCTCGTCCTGCTGGTGACCTCATCCCACAAACAGTTGGCTGAGCGCATGGCCATCCGGCAGACGTGGGGGAAAGAGAGGACAGTGAAGGGAAAGCAGCTGAAGACATTCTTCCTCCTGGGGACCACCAGCAGTGCGGCGGAAACGAAGCAGGTGGACCAGGAGAGCCAGCGACACGGGGACATTATCCAGAAGGATTTCCTAGATGTCTATTACAATCTGACTCTGAAGACCATGATGGGCATAGAGTGGGTCCATCGCTTTTGTCCTCAGGCGGCGTTTGTGATGAAAACAGACTCAGATATGTTCATCAATGTTGACTATCTGACTGAACTGCTtctgaagaaaaacagaacaaccaGGTTTTTCACTGGCTTCTTGAAACTCCATGAGTTTCCCATCAGGCAGCCATTCAGTAAGTGGTTTGTCAGTAAATCTGAATATCCGTGGGACAGGTACCCGCCGTTCTGCTCTGGCACTGGCTACGTGTTTTCCGGCGACGTGGCGAGTCAGGTGTACAATGTCTCCGAGAGCGTCCCATACATTAAACTGGAAGATGTGTTTGTGGGGCTCTGCCTCAAAAGGCTGAACATCAGATTGGAGGAGCTCCACTCCAAGCCCACCTTTTTCCCAGGGGGCTTACGCTTCTCTGTGTGCCGCTTCAGGAGGATCGTGGCCTGCCACTTCATCAAGCCTCGGACTCTCTTGGACTACTGGCAGGCTCTAGAGAATTCCCGGGAGGAAGATTGTCCGCCTGTCTGA
- the B3GALT5 gene encoding beta-1,3-galactosyltransferase 5 isoform X1 produces MAFPKMRLMYICLLVLGALCLYFSMYNLNPFKEQSFVYKKDDRTFLKLPDTDCRQTPPFLVLLVTSSHKQLAERMAIRQTWGKERTVKGKQLKTFFLLGTTSSAAETKQVDQESQRHGDIIQKDFLDVYYNLTLKTMMGIEWVHRFCPQAAFVMKTDSDMFINVDYLTELLLKKNRTTRFFTGFLKLHEFPIRQPFSKWFVSKSEYPWDRYPPFCSGTGYVFSGDVASQVYNVSESVPYIKLEDVFVGLCLKRLNIRLEELHSKPTFFPGGLRFSVCRFRRIVACHFIKPRTLLDYWQALENSREEDCPPV; encoded by the coding sequence ATGGCTTTCCCGAAGATGAGATTGATGTATATTTGCCTTCTGGTTCTGGGGGctctttgtttgtattttagcATGTACAATCTGAATCCTTTCAAAGAACAGTCCTTTGTTTACAAGAAAGACGACAGGACCTTCCTTAAGCTCCCAGATACAGACTGCAGGCAAACACCTCCCTTCCTCGTCCTGCTGGTGACCTCATCCCACAAACAGTTGGCTGAGCGCATGGCCATCCGGCAGACGTGGGGGAAAGAGAGGACAGTGAAGGGAAAGCAGCTGAAGACATTCTTCCTCCTGGGGACCACCAGCAGTGCGGCGGAAACGAAGCAGGTGGACCAGGAGAGCCAGCGACACGGGGACATTATCCAGAAGGATTTCCTAGATGTCTATTACAATCTGACTCTGAAGACCATGATGGGCATAGAGTGGGTCCATCGCTTTTGTCCTCAGGCGGCGTTTGTGATGAAAACAGACTCAGATATGTTCATCAATGTTGACTATCTGACTGAACTGCTtctgaagaaaaacagaacaaccaGGTTTTTCACTGGCTTCTTGAAACTCCATGAGTTTCCCATCAGGCAGCCATTCAGTAAGTGGTTTGTCAGTAAATCTGAATATCCGTGGGACAGGTACCCGCCGTTCTGCTCTGGCACTGGCTACGTGTTTTCCGGCGACGTGGCGAGTCAGGTGTACAATGTCTCCGAGAGCGTCCCATACATTAAACTGGAAGATGTGTTTGTGGGGCTCTGCCTCAAAAGGCTGAACATCAGATTGGAGGAGCTCCACTCCAAGCCCACCTTTTTCCCAGGGGGCTTACGCTTCTCTGTGTGCCGCTTCAGGAGGATCGTGGCCTGCCACTTCATCAAGCCTCGGACTCTCTTGGACTACTGGCAGGCTCTAGAGAATTCCCGGGAGGAAGATTGTCCGCCTGTCTGA